In the Geobacter sp. FeAm09 genome, one interval contains:
- a CDS encoding ABC transporter substrate-binding protein — MEDNLLDESIPSIIAHYPETRDLFVNQGFGELLESEVAGLIPLKSALQVRGLNSDLFLEQVARERSGTGFSCGEPEQVQEGDYGGLDLFASFPCPLKVPLEGALRTLLDGRHQAGRPLVSSLDGCNQLRFNDVAGEVTDLAVLPDVIVSSGINSLLSHAFRRRFIDTGAFRRWPDRAVNPRLAGLGLDDPDGFYRVIAVNLFVFAVDKSRIGSLPVPRSWAELLNPLYAGTAAMCAHGEWFNESVLVALHALYGDDGLKSLGRTVRYGMHPSQFAKHLGSGRPETPALAIVPLFFARTAKSQDDMEIVWPREGALAAPLFMLAKERSRERLADVTDFFDGAGVAHICSGAFFPALHPQAPAVGSVNAPINWFGWQYLRDNDPEELRHRTLALFTAAHRAAHGTS, encoded by the coding sequence ATGGAAGACAATCTGCTGGACGAGTCGATTCCCTCGATCATTGCCCACTATCCCGAGACGCGGGATCTGTTTGTAAACCAGGGGTTCGGGGAGTTGCTGGAGAGCGAGGTGGCCGGGTTGATCCCGCTCAAGAGCGCGCTCCAGGTCCGCGGCCTCAACAGCGACCTGTTTCTGGAACAGGTGGCGCGGGAACGGTCCGGTACCGGGTTCTCCTGCGGCGAGCCGGAGCAGGTTCAGGAGGGGGATTATGGCGGGCTGGACCTGTTCGCCAGCTTTCCCTGCCCGCTGAAAGTGCCCCTGGAGGGAGCCCTGCGCACGCTTCTGGATGGCCGGCACCAGGCAGGGCGGCCCCTGGTGAGTTCCCTGGACGGCTGCAACCAGCTCCGCTTCAACGATGTGGCCGGCGAGGTGACGGACCTGGCCGTGCTGCCGGACGTGATCGTCTCCTCCGGCATCAACAGCCTGCTCTCCCACGCTTTCCGCCGTCGCTTCATCGACACCGGCGCCTTCCGCCGCTGGCCTGACCGCGCCGTCAATCCGCGCTTGGCAGGGCTCGGTCTCGACGACCCCGACGGTTTTTACCGGGTGATCGCCGTCAACCTGTTCGTGTTTGCCGTGGACAAGTCCCGCATCGGCTCCCTGCCGGTTCCCCGGAGTTGGGCGGAACTGCTCAACCCCCTGTATGCCGGCACGGCGGCCATGTGCGCCCATGGGGAGTGGTTCAACGAAAGCGTGCTGGTGGCACTGCATGCCCTGTACGGCGACGACGGCCTCAAGAGCCTGGGGCGCACGGTCCGGTACGGCATGCACCCCTCCCAATTTGCGAAACACCTGGGAAGCGGCAGGCCCGAGACGCCGGCCCTGGCCATTGTACCGCTGTTCTTCGCCAGGACCGCCAAGAGCCAGGACGATATGGAGATCGTCTGGCCACGGGAAGGGGCCCTGGCGGCGCCGCTCTTCATGCTGGCCAAGGAGCGGAGCCGGGAGCGGTTGGCCGATGTGACCGACTTCTTCGACGGGGCAGGGGTTGCCCACATTTGCAGCGGCGCCTTTTTCCCCGCCCTGCATCCCCAGGCCCCCGCCGTGGGGTCGGTCAACGCCCCCATCAACTGGTTCGGCTGGCAGTACCTGCGGGACAACGACCCCGAGGAGCTTCGGCACCGCACCCTTGCCCTGTTCACCGCTGCCCACCGCGCGGCCCATGGTACGTCGTAA
- a CDS encoding peptidylprolyl isomerase — MVRAQQGSTVAVHYIGTLDNGRIFHSTPDEEPLVFTIGQDQVFPALERAVIGMAVGETANILIPAAEAYGPRLPENIIRVDRAHFPAEKEIRVGQKLSIGFSGGRERVMLIAGITDTEVTLDGNHPLAGLDLTFALKLDGIEE; from the coding sequence ATGGTACGCGCACAACAGGGCAGCACGGTAGCGGTCCACTACATCGGGACCCTCGACAACGGCCGCATCTTCCACAGCACGCCGGACGAAGAACCGCTTGTCTTCACCATCGGCCAGGATCAGGTCTTTCCGGCCCTGGAACGGGCCGTGATCGGCATGGCCGTGGGAGAGACGGCCAACATCCTGATCCCGGCCGCCGAGGCCTACGGACCGCGGTTGCCGGAGAACATCATCCGGGTGGACCGGGCACATTTTCCCGCTGAAAAAGAGATCAGGGTTGGTCAAAAACTCAGCATCGGCTTTTCAGGCGGCAGGGAACGGGTCATGCTGATCGCCGGAATCACCGACACCGAAGTGACCCTGGACGGCAACCATCCCCTGGCCGGACTGGACCTGACGTTTGCCCTTAAGCTGGATGGCATCGAAGAGTGA
- a CDS encoding class I SAM-dependent methyltransferase, with product MEINARKFDDIARTIFAPAYPLLAGQIIERTRVTRGLCLDLGSGGGYLGLALVEKSDLQVCLLDESGEMQRIAEANITDRGLADRAWAVKGDVHSIPLQDGCVDLVVSRSSLFFWNDLVRAFGEIDRVLAPGGHAYVGGGFGSREVRDRIVSRMRERTPDWQPKYNQYREDGRYVGSVRAAGISDFRATRDESGFWITFQKTWQQQQRPKAA from the coding sequence ATGGAGATCAATGCCCGTAAATTCGACGACATCGCCCGCACCATCTTTGCCCCCGCCTATCCGCTGCTGGCCGGGCAGATCATTGAACGGACCCGGGTCACCAGGGGGCTCTGCCTCGACCTGGGAAGCGGGGGCGGCTACCTGGGGCTGGCCCTGGTGGAAAAGAGCGACCTGCAGGTATGCCTCCTGGACGAGTCCGGGGAGATGCAGCGCATCGCCGAGGCGAACATCACGGACCGGGGGCTGGCCGACCGCGCCTGGGCCGTCAAGGGGGACGTACATAGCATCCCCCTGCAGGACGGCTGCGTCGATCTCGTGGTCAGCCGCAGCTCGCTCTTTTTCTGGAACGACCTGGTGCGGGCCTTCGGGGAGATCGACCGGGTCCTGGCGCCGGGTGGGCATGCCTACGTGGGGGGCGGATTCGGCTCCCGCGAGGTGCGGGACCGGATCGTGAGCCGCATGCGGGAGCGGACGCCCGACTGGCAGCCCAAATACAACCAGTATCGGGAAGACGGCCGGTACGTCGGGAGCGTGCGCGCCGCCGGGATCAGTGATTTCAGGGCGACGCGGGATGAGAGCGGCTTCTGGATAACGTTCCAAAAAACGTGGCAACAGCAACAACGGCCCAAAGCGGCATGA
- a CDS encoding ATP-binding cassette domain-containing protein produces MTISHDTTSYSTLPSGELLRRYPYAGDFFTSLGLAPPPAAESVAAYFSRIPPEVLEDLGMERRELGERFAAFMALLASLQEKRTGPAIDSITIQGGVDKSGTAEGFVLTVAPGEVVSIVGPTGSGKSRFLADIEWMAQGDTPTRRRVLINGAVPDPARRFSLEHKLVAQLSQNMNFVMDLSVEEFIAMHAESRMVNDVAGITRTIIAKANELAGEQFSPQTPVTALSGGQSRALMIADTSCLSTSPIVLIDEIENAGIDRKRAVRTLVDERKIVLMATHDPILALMGDRRLVFKNGGVRAVIATTPAERANMAAFEEMDARLTAVRNALRNGELIDRV; encoded by the coding sequence GCGGCGAACTTTTGCGCAGATACCCCTATGCCGGGGATTTCTTCACCTCCCTGGGACTGGCGCCGCCCCCGGCCGCAGAGTCGGTGGCAGCCTATTTCAGCCGCATCCCGCCCGAGGTGCTTGAGGACCTGGGGATGGAACGCCGGGAGTTGGGGGAGCGGTTCGCCGCCTTCATGGCCCTGTTGGCCTCGCTCCAGGAAAAACGTACCGGCCCGGCCATCGACTCCATCACCATCCAGGGGGGCGTGGACAAGAGCGGCACTGCCGAAGGGTTCGTGCTGACCGTGGCGCCGGGGGAGGTGGTCTCCATCGTCGGCCCCACCGGCTCCGGCAAGAGCCGTTTCCTGGCCGATATCGAATGGATGGCCCAAGGGGATACGCCCACCAGGCGCCGGGTGCTGATCAACGGCGCCGTGCCCGACCCGGCCCGCCGTTTCTCCCTGGAGCACAAGTTGGTGGCCCAGCTCTCCCAGAACATGAATTTCGTCATGGACCTGAGCGTGGAGGAATTCATCGCCATGCATGCCGAGAGCCGCATGGTGAACGACGTGGCCGGGATCACCCGCACCATCATCGCAAAGGCCAATGAACTGGCCGGGGAACAGTTCTCGCCCCAGACCCCGGTCACGGCACTGTCCGGCGGCCAGTCGCGGGCACTGATGATCGCCGATACCTCCTGCCTCAGCACCTCGCCCATCGTGCTCATCGACGAGATCGAAAACGCCGGTATCGACCGGAAACGCGCGGTGCGGACCCTGGTTGACGAACGGAAGATCGTGCTCATGGCCACCCACGACCCGATTCTGGCCCTCATGGGGGACCGGCGTTTGGTATTCAAGAACGGCGGCGTGCGTGCGGTCATCGCCACCACGCCTGCCGAGCGGGCCAACATGGCCGCCTTCGAGGAGATGGACGCCCGCCTGACCGCCGTGCGCAACGCCCTGCGCAACGGAGAACTGATCGATCGCGTCTGA
- the cowN gene encoding N(2)-fixation sustaining protein CowN translates to MATATKPDRYVSFIGINGDENSRVLMTMLRRHIDDPEKTNPFWEMFKGKLDSVGVPDKTSGRCLDELFLIHSYINNIRELFETYDDQEALELLEQIEEESC, encoded by the coding sequence ATGGCAACCGCAACAAAACCTGACCGCTACGTATCGTTTATCGGCATCAACGGGGACGAGAATTCCCGGGTGCTCATGACCATGCTGCGGCGGCACATCGACGACCCGGAAAAGACCAATCCCTTCTGGGAGATGTTCAAGGGAAAACTGGACAGCGTGGGGGTGCCGGACAAGACCAGCGGCCGCTGCCTCGACGAGCTGTTCCTGATCCATTCCTACATCAATAACATCAGGGAACTCTTCGAGACCTACGACGACCAGGAAGCCCTGGAGCTGTTGGAGCAGATCGAGGAGGAAAGCTGCTGA
- a CDS encoding molybdopterin-dependent oxidoreductase: MKDMMPNTKEKIYGAEYVTRQVTVSGRVNQPLVLTVDDLRKMEGAEVAGLTMICGTGRKKGVIDSYRGVLLSAVLDRADIILREHHSPNWTYVTLASSDGHWALFSWHEIFNSPVGERAVVVFERNGLPLDEKEGEIGFISGNDGRTGPRRLRYLRHIGVHELARPEE; the protein is encoded by the coding sequence ATGAAAGACATGATGCCGAATACGAAAGAGAAAATCTATGGCGCCGAGTACGTGACCCGCCAGGTGACGGTGTCGGGCAGGGTCAACCAGCCGTTGGTCCTGACGGTGGATGACCTGAGGAAGATGGAGGGGGCCGAGGTTGCCGGGCTCACCATGATCTGCGGCACCGGCAGGAAAAAGGGGGTGATCGACAGCTACCGGGGGGTGCTGCTCAGCGCGGTCCTGGACCGGGCCGACATCATCCTGCGGGAACATCATTCCCCCAACTGGACCTACGTCACCCTGGCGTCCAGCGACGGGCACTGGGCGCTCTTTTCCTGGCACGAGATCTTCAACAGCCCGGTGGGAGAGCGGGCCGTGGTGGTCTTTGAGAGAAACGGCCTGCCGCTGGACGAAAAGGAAGGGGAGATCGGCTTCATCTCGGGCAACGATGGCCGGACAGGCCCGCGCCGCCTCCGCTACCTGCGGCACATCGGCGTGCACGAACTTGCCCGGCCCGAGGAGTGA